A window of the Coprobacter fastidiosus genome harbors these coding sequences:
- a CDS encoding glycoside hydrolase family 43 protein, translating into MVTKKIFFLFLFCCVSVLAFPQKKKKTSGNPILPGWYADPEAIVYGDEYWIYPTLSGLVTADGKDPDTGKKTRAVHQIYNVQTYMDAFSSKDLVHWTKHPKVLSIENIKWLEFALWAPSVISANGKYYLFFGANDIQNNDQYGGIGVAVADRPEGPFKDALGKPLIDKIVNGAQPIDQFVFRDDDGSYYMYYGGWHHCNMVKLSDDLLSIVPFDDGTLYKSVTPENYVEGPFMLKRNGKYYFMWSEGSWGGSDYSVAYAISDSPFGPFKRIGKILQQDDNVATGAGHHSVIQIPGKDEWYIVYHRRPLGDTNQNHRETCIDRMYFDKDGYILPVKITFEGVKPRRIK; encoded by the coding sequence ATGGTTACAAAAAAAATTTTCTTTTTATTTCTTTTTTGCTGTGTGTCGGTATTAGCTTTTCCTCAAAAGAAGAAAAAAACGAGCGGAAATCCTATTTTGCCCGGATGGTATGCCGATCCTGAAGCTATTGTGTATGGAGATGAATATTGGATATATCCTACATTGTCCGGACTGGTAACTGCTGATGGAAAAGATCCGGATACGGGCAAAAAAACTCGGGCTGTGCATCAAATTTACAATGTGCAGACATATATGGACGCATTTTCGTCTAAAGATCTTGTTCACTGGACTAAGCATCCGAAAGTCCTTTCGATTGAGAATATAAAGTGGCTTGAGTTTGCTTTGTGGGCTCCGTCGGTAATTTCGGCAAACGGGAAATATTATCTTTTTTTCGGGGCTAATGATATTCAGAATAATGACCAATACGGTGGTATAGGTGTAGCAGTTGCCGATCGTCCGGAGGGACCTTTCAAAGATGCTTTAGGAAAACCGCTGATCGATAAAATCGTGAATGGCGCACAACCTATCGATCAGTTCGTATTCCGTGATGATGACGGCTCTTATTATATGTATTACGGAGGCTGGCATCATTGCAATATGGTAAAGTTGAGTGATGATTTGTTGAGCATTGTTCCGTTTGATGACGGTACTTTATATAAATCGGTTACTCCTGAAAATTATGTAGAAGGGCCTTTTATGTTGAAGCGAAACGGCAAATATTATTTTATGTGGTCTGAAGGTAGCTGGGGTGGTTCTGATTATAGCGTGGCTTATGCTATTTCCGATTCTCCTTTTGGTCCTTTCAAACGTATCGGTAAAATATTGCAACAGGATGATAATGTAGCAACCGGAGCCGGACATCATTCGGTGATTCAGATTCCCGGGAAAGACGAATGGTATATCGTTTATCATCGCAGACCTTTAGGTGATACCAATCAGAATCATAGAGAAACGTGTATCGACCGGATGTATTTTGATAAGGACGGATATATTCTTCCTGTTAAAATAACGTTTGAGGGGGTTAAGCCTCGTCGCATCAAATAA
- a CDS encoding ABC transporter permease, giving the protein MPEKKSVTKILWAVIIRELHRLVSRPIYIFCIIIAPLISYLFLLTLMNEGLPEEIPTAVVDLDHSAASRNFIRQLDAMSLTQVTEQPNSFTEARKSLQKGEIYGFLVIPESFEAKAMAGRRPEISFYTNNAYYIPASLLYKNFKTMSVLASGAIVQQTLLAHGEYGYEIMPQLQPVPTAVHELGNPWISYSVYLNNTFIPGMLQIMILLTTVFSIGTEIKHGTSREWLARSHNSVVLAITGKLLPQTVLFFIMGALLQSMLYGYWHFPLHNGIWPMLAAMFLLVLASQSFGVIMMSIAPSLRIGLSIAALFGIISISITGFSFPVPAMYPPFQLLSNIFPLRHYFLIYADQALNGIPLYYSRMHYLYLFLFAIASLPLLKRLKTALQNQVYVP; this is encoded by the coding sequence ATGCCAGAAAAAAAATCGGTTACAAAAATTCTTTGGGCAGTCATCATAAGAGAATTGCACCGGCTGGTTTCCAGACCGATATACATTTTCTGTATAATAATAGCACCTCTCATCAGCTATCTTTTTCTGTTAACTCTTATGAACGAAGGATTACCGGAAGAGATTCCCACCGCCGTCGTCGATCTCGACCATTCTGCAGCATCGAGAAATTTTATCCGGCAACTCGATGCAATGAGTCTGACACAAGTTACAGAGCAACCCAACAGCTTTACAGAAGCTCGAAAATCGCTGCAAAAGGGAGAAATATACGGGTTCTTAGTGATACCGGAAAGTTTCGAAGCAAAAGCTATGGCCGGCCGCAGACCGGAAATATCGTTTTACACCAATAACGCATACTACATACCTGCGTCTTTGTTATATAAGAATTTCAAAACGATGTCGGTACTTGCCTCCGGGGCTATCGTACAGCAAACCTTACTCGCCCACGGAGAATACGGATATGAAATTATGCCCCAATTACAACCTGTGCCTACGGCAGTACATGAATTAGGTAACCCTTGGATAAGTTATTCTGTCTATTTGAATAATACATTTATTCCGGGAATGCTGCAAATAATGATATTATTGACAACCGTATTCAGCATCGGAACAGAAATCAAACACGGAACATCCAGAGAATGGTTAGCTCGATCACACAACTCGGTCGTATTGGCTATTACAGGGAAATTACTTCCGCAAACCGTTCTGTTTTTTATCATGGGAGCATTACTGCAATCTATGCTCTACGGATACTGGCATTTCCCATTACATAACGGAATCTGGCCGATGCTGGCGGCAATGTTCTTGTTGGTTCTTGCAAGCCAAAGCTTCGGCGTTATCATGATGAGTATAGCACCATCGTTAAGAATAGGGTTGAGTATAGCCGCATTATTCGGAATCATTTCTATTTCGATTACCGGATTTTCATTCCCCGTGCCTGCCATGTATCCGCCATTTCAGTTATTGTCGAACATATTCCCGCTACGACATTATTTCCTGATATACGCAGATCAAGCGTTGAACGGCATACCGTTATATTACAGCCGAATGCATTATCTGTATTTGTTCCTTTTTGCCATAGCTTCTTTACCGTTACTGAAACGACTCAAAACCGCTTTGCAAAATCAAGTATATGTTCCTTAG
- a CDS encoding TolC family protein → MKKLIVLCLLIIGGSNAIAQQVFTLDSCRNMAINNNKQIRIANEKIKAAGYEKKSAFANYLPGFDAVGGYMYNSKEISLLSDKQKEQLSNAGTNTLAPIMQQIIAQHPELGPQLQQLGAGIINSVNGAGQSLVNALRTNTTNMFGGAITLTQPIYMGGKIRAYNQITKYAEELAKTQKSTAVKDLVFQTDEIYWQVVSLVYKKKLAESYADLLDSLYQNVEAMIAEGVATQSDGLTVAVKQNEAQITLTKVSDGLSLSKMLLAQICGLPINMPYTLADEIEELHEENLPTPTNSINMDEVYANRSEIQSLTLATEIYKQKQKVALSAMLPNLALTGSYMFSNPNVFNSFEKRVDGFFNVGVMLKIPVFHWGKDFYKVKAAKTERNIALLNLEEAKEKIELQVNQATFKVNEANKKLIMTRKNMEKAEENLRNAQIGFEEGVLTTDNVLEAQTAWLQAQSEKIDAEIDVRLCEVYLSKAMGLMK, encoded by the coding sequence ATGAAAAAATTAATTGTCCTCTGTTTACTCATCATTGGCGGAAGTAATGCTATCGCACAACAGGTTTTTACCCTTGACTCGTGCCGGAATATGGCAATAAACAATAACAAACAGATACGTATTGCCAACGAAAAAATAAAAGCAGCCGGTTATGAAAAGAAATCGGCATTTGCAAATTATTTGCCCGGATTCGATGCAGTAGGCGGTTACATGTATAATTCAAAAGAAATCTCTCTATTAAGCGATAAACAAAAAGAGCAATTATCAAATGCAGGGACAAATACATTAGCTCCTATAATGCAACAAATAATAGCTCAACATCCCGAACTCGGACCACAACTTCAACAATTGGGTGCTGGCATAATAAACTCGGTAAACGGAGCAGGACAATCTTTAGTAAATGCTCTGCGTACCAATACGACCAATATGTTCGGGGGGGCAATTACGCTTACCCAACCTATTTATATGGGCGGAAAAATAAGGGCCTACAATCAAATCACCAAATATGCAGAAGAACTGGCAAAAACTCAGAAGAGCACAGCAGTAAAAGACCTTGTATTCCAAACGGACGAAATCTATTGGCAAGTAGTATCGTTGGTATATAAAAAGAAACTGGCCGAGAGTTATGCCGATCTTTTAGATTCTTTATACCAAAATGTCGAAGCAATGATAGCTGAGGGGGTTGCAACTCAATCTGACGGGCTGACTGTTGCAGTAAAACAAAACGAAGCACAAATCACTTTAACAAAAGTTTCTGACGGACTCAGCCTCTCTAAAATGCTTTTGGCACAAATTTGCGGATTACCGATAAACATGCCTTATACTTTAGCTGACGAAATAGAAGAGTTACATGAAGAAAACCTTCCAACTCCGACAAACTCCATCAACATGGATGAAGTATATGCCAACCGCAGTGAAATACAGAGCCTCACATTAGCGACCGAAATTTATAAACAAAAACAAAAAGTCGCGCTTTCCGCCATGTTGCCTAACCTTGCGTTGACAGGCAGTTATATGTTCTCCAATCCGAATGTTTTCAACAGTTTCGAAAAGAGAGTAGACGGATTTTTCAATGTAGGTGTAATGCTTAAAATTCCGGTTTTCCATTGGGGAAAAGATTTTTATAAAGTAAAAGCGGCTAAAACAGAAAGAAATATCGCTCTTTTGAATTTAGAAGAAGCTAAAGAAAAAATCGAATTACAAGTCAATCAGGCTACGTTTAAAGTAAACGAAGCAAATAAAAAACTGATTATGACACGCAAAAATATGGAAAAAGCAGAAGAAAACCTTCGTAACGCCCAAATCGGATTCGAAGAGGGAGTTCTTACGACCGATAATGTACTGGAAGCTCAGACTGCCTGGTTACAAGCCCAGTCAGAAAAAATAGATGCCGAAATAGACGTCCGCTTATGCGAAGTTTATTTGTCTAAGGCTATGGGATTAATGAAATAA
- a CDS encoding HlyD family secretion protein has product MDTPQRKKEKSLIIGLVGLIIVIIILAMIGFFMLKPGDETIQGQAEATQVRVSGKLPGRIVEFMVEDGQSVHKGDTLVRIFSSDAEAKLMQASAMENVYKAQNQKVDKGARIEVINSAYDMWQKAIAGLDIAKKSYDRMQALFKKGVISAQKRDEAEANYNAMKATESAARSQYEMAKKGAQIEDKEAAAAMLLAAKGSVAQVESVLADSYLTAPIDGEISDIFPNEGELVGTGAPIMNVLNLNDMWVTFNVREELLQNLTMGKEIPAIIPALGNKEITLKIYYIKDLGTYAVWRATKVSGQYDAKTFQIKARPTAPVENLRPGMSVLLKK; this is encoded by the coding sequence ATGGATACTCCTCAAAGAAAAAAAGAAAAAAGTCTGATCATCGGATTAGTCGGACTCATTATCGTGATCATCATTCTCGCAATGATCGGATTCTTCATGTTGAAACCGGGTGACGAAACCATACAAGGACAAGCAGAAGCAACCCAAGTACGGGTATCGGGAAAACTTCCGGGACGTATTGTCGAATTTATGGTGGAGGACGGACAAAGCGTACATAAAGGCGATACTCTTGTCCGCATCTTTTCATCCGATGCCGAAGCTAAACTCATGCAGGCTTCTGCTATGGAGAATGTATATAAGGCCCAAAACCAAAAAGTAGATAAAGGAGCACGCATAGAAGTAATAAACTCGGCTTATGATATGTGGCAAAAAGCAATAGCCGGACTCGATATTGCAAAAAAATCATACGACCGGATGCAGGCTCTTTTCAAAAAAGGCGTGATTTCTGCCCAAAAACGCGATGAAGCCGAAGCAAACTATAACGCAATGAAAGCCACCGAAAGCGCAGCAAGATCTCAATATGAAATGGCCAAAAAAGGTGCGCAAATCGAAGATAAAGAGGCCGCGGCAGCAATGTTGCTGGCAGCAAAAGGAAGCGTGGCTCAAGTCGAATCGGTATTGGCAGACTCATACCTGACAGCTCCGATCGACGGAGAAATATCCGACATATTCCCTAACGAAGGCGAGCTGGTAGGTACTGGAGCTCCGATTATGAATGTTCTGAATCTGAATGACATGTGGGTTACATTCAACGTAAGAGAAGAACTCCTGCAGAACCTGACTATGGGAAAAGAAATACCGGCAATAATTCCGGCTTTAGGAAACAAAGAAATCACTTTGAAAATTTACTATATAAAAGATTTAGGCACTTATGCTGTATGGAGAGCGACAAAAGTAAGCGGACAATATGACGCCAAAACGTTCCAGATCAAAGCTCGTCCGACAGCTCCGGTAGAAAACCTGCGTCCGGGAATGTCTGTCTTGCTGAAAAAATAA
- a CDS encoding T9SS type A sorting domain-containing protein, whose amino-acid sequence MKTRTITFLGLFAGLFATASAEDLVIKMTEESGVEIVNDARFDIVNKCLGNTMPGTTICLGEIDFGDGTTYAANGAEFAHENPDTEGTLDFYMGDPDNGGLLFTQIDVKGTNAFQYYRTFRYNFYPEGTDGFTWPTGKHQVYMRYNNCEGNLKKIVFYNNEFTEEEQGEMPDPTYDYFSIPASAGSVVNPEVCPDAKLNDGVWGNTGEGLIVKFPSIDFKDGNTYQQIAVVSTHGGSTNPDGFLEIYIDGTDSEDNMIAKIWTARDWRWIVYGTLAKNLEKNISGVHDLYVKWTGATNLKEIQLIEGTPWEIEDDEPEKIELIDEPLTDNAYGMHFDSMGGIENTVEFMAYGSDDLKFEASNIGYTSYGVVLKFVDVDFQNGQFTRILVDHSSDQASLGSSTFDFYIDLDHDDYSDLSVLENDTKLATVQAQGTSNWATPKKTAGTMTSKVEGVHDLYMVFRTDAGANIHGVYLDTDYDPSSISTATIEGVKVWGMTNAVCIESATESLTVDVYNFAGQNISQTKVAAGLSTLSMAKGIYLVKVADAKGNVATYKLSVK is encoded by the coding sequence ATGAAAACGAGAACAATTACTTTTTTAGGGCTTTTTGCCGGCTTGTTTGCGACGGCTTCGGCTGAAGACCTTGTCATTAAAATGACAGAAGAAAGCGGTGTCGAAATTGTGAATGATGCCCGTTTTGATATTGTAAACAAGTGTTTGGGAAATACAATGCCCGGAACAACCATCTGTTTGGGTGAAATCGATTTTGGAGACGGAACGACTTATGCTGCTAACGGTGCGGAATTTGCACATGAAAATCCGGATACGGAAGGTACATTGGATTTCTATATGGGAGATCCGGATAACGGAGGTTTATTGTTTACACAAATCGATGTTAAGGGTACGAATGCTTTTCAGTATTATCGTACTTTCCGTTATAATTTTTATCCTGAAGGTACTGATGGTTTTACCTGGCCTACCGGAAAGCATCAAGTATATATGCGCTATAATAACTGTGAAGGTAATCTGAAAAAGATCGTGTTTTATAACAATGAATTTACTGAAGAAGAGCAAGGGGAAATGCCTGATCCGACGTATGATTATTTTTCAATTCCGGCAAGTGCAGGTTCTGTTGTGAATCCGGAAGTATGTCCAGATGCTAAATTAAATGATGGTGTTTGGGGAAATACAGGAGAAGGATTGATTGTTAAATTTCCGTCGATAGATTTTAAAGATGGAAATACGTATCAACAGATAGCTGTGGTTTCTACTCATGGAGGGTCTACTAATCCGGATGGTTTCCTTGAAATTTATATTGATGGTACGGATAGTGAAGATAACATGATTGCTAAAATATGGACGGCTCGAGACTGGCGTTGGATTGTTTATGGTACGTTAGCAAAAAACTTAGAGAAAAATATCAGTGGTGTGCATGATCTTTATGTAAAATGGACGGGTGCTACAAACTTGAAAGAAATTCAATTGATTGAAGGAACTCCTTGGGAAATAGAAGATGATGAGCCTGAAAAGATAGAGTTGATAGACGAACCTCTTACTGATAACGCTTATGGCATGCATTTCGATTCGATGGGGGGTATTGAGAACACCGTTGAATTTATGGCATACGGTTCAGATGATCTGAAATTTGAGGCTTCTAATATCGGTTATACTTCTTATGGTGTGGTTTTGAAATTTGTTGACGTTGATTTCCAAAATGGACAATTTACTCGTATTTTGGTAGATCATTCTTCAGACCAGGCGTCTTTGGGAAGCAGTACGTTCGATTTCTATATCGACTTGGATCATGATGATTATAGCGATCTATCGGTATTGGAAAATGATACGAAATTGGCAACAGTACAGGCTCAGGGTACAAGTAACTGGGCTACTCCGAAGAAAACTGCCGGAACTATGACATCAAAAGTAGAAGGTGTGCATGATTTGTATATGGTATTTAGGACCGATGCCGGTGCGAATATCCATGGTGTATATTTGGATACCGACTATGATCCTTCTTCTATCTCTACGGCAACAATTGAAGGTGTAAAAGTTTGGGGCATGACAAATGCTGTTTGCATCGAGTCTGCTACTGAGTCGTTGACTGTTGATGTGTATAATTTCGCAGGACAGAATATTTCTCAAACTAAGGTGGCTGCCGGATTGAGTACTTTGTCTATGGCAAAAGGTATTTATTTGGTAAAAGTTGCCGATGCGAAGGGTAATGTAGCTACTTATAAATTGTCTGTAAAATAA
- a CDS encoding PASTA domain-containing protein — MKKIILFFKNHPILKHLIFIGLVFVALVWIVLHGLDIYTRHGESVTVPDVKRMQAEDAKALFSRYRLRSEVIDSVYVDNIPRGAVVEQIPRENSSVKENRIVFLTINSNLPRKVTVPDVRDMSYRQAVAILEGIGLSQPEIEYVASEYKDLVLDVVYNGVSVEKGLKLPVSSRLKLFVGNGTAEIIEDSIIMSEDSVGEEWME, encoded by the coding sequence GTGAAAAAAATCATTCTGTTTTTTAAAAATCATCCGATTCTTAAACATCTGATTTTTATCGGATTAGTTTTTGTGGCATTGGTTTGGATCGTGTTGCATGGTTTGGATATTTACACCCGACATGGGGAGTCGGTAACGGTTCCCGATGTCAAACGTATGCAGGCTGAAGATGCAAAAGCTCTTTTCTCTCGCTATAGATTGCGTAGTGAAGTCATCGACTCGGTGTATGTTGACAATATTCCTCGGGGCGCAGTTGTAGAACAAATACCTCGGGAAAATTCTTCTGTAAAAGAAAATAGGATTGTTTTTCTGACGATAAACTCTAATCTTCCCAGAAAAGTTACAGTACCGGATGTTCGAGATATGTCATATCGCCAGGCTGTTGCTATTCTTGAAGGGATAGGTCTTTCGCAACCGGAGATCGAATATGTAGCTTCGGAATATAAAGATCTTGTGTTGGATGTCGTTTATAATGGAGTATCAGTAGAGAAAGGATTGAAATTGCCCGTATCTTCCCGATTGAAATTATTCGTTGGAAATGGGACGGCGGAAATTATAGAAGACTCTATTATTATGAGTGAAGATTCTGTGGGAGAGGAGTGGATGGAATAA
- a CDS encoding ABC transporter permease translates to MKLQIFESIKTGMLDVCYIWRKEYVTVFRDFGALIFFFALPFAYPILYALIYNPEVVRDVPMVVVDNARTPLSRELCRNMDASPNAKIVSYCANMDEAKKIMYEKNCYGIMLIPEDFSKKLMRGEQSPVIFYSDMSILLNYKGFLIALTEVTMDLGSKLQVAALGGATPEQAKMAMSPIPYSSITLYNPESGFASFLIPAVLILVLQQSLILGIGLLAGGIYEHKKLHRYYSNREMMHNNIMHIVFGKAICYYSLYIVSTMYILHVVPWLFKYPQIGNQWEIYAFIAPFLLSSIFFGMTLSIFVRERETSFLLFVFTSLLFLFISGITWPRYAMPEIWKIIGAIIPSTWGIEGFVRMNTTGASISDVHDAFINLWILTGIYFITACLAYRYQIWKDKKRGFRGKIEENYQI, encoded by the coding sequence ATGAAACTACAAATATTCGAATCGATAAAAACCGGAATGCTGGATGTCTGCTATATCTGGAGAAAAGAATATGTAACGGTATTCCGGGATTTCGGAGCATTGATTTTTTTCTTTGCCCTGCCATTTGCATATCCGATATTATATGCTCTTATTTATAATCCTGAAGTCGTACGAGATGTTCCGATGGTTGTAGTAGATAACGCCCGCACTCCGTTAAGTCGTGAATTATGTAGGAACATGGATGCAAGCCCGAATGCAAAGATCGTATCTTATTGCGCTAATATGGATGAAGCAAAAAAAATAATGTATGAAAAGAACTGTTACGGCATTATGCTCATTCCGGAGGATTTCAGCAAAAAACTTATGCGAGGAGAGCAAAGTCCGGTTATTTTTTACTCAGATATGAGTATATTACTTAACTACAAAGGATTTCTGATCGCTTTGACAGAAGTGACGATGGACTTAGGGTCAAAACTACAAGTCGCCGCATTAGGTGGTGCGACCCCCGAACAAGCTAAAATGGCGATGTCTCCTATTCCATACAGTTCTATAACTCTCTATAACCCCGAAAGCGGTTTCGCATCGTTTCTTATTCCGGCAGTCTTGATATTGGTTTTGCAACAAAGTCTTATTTTAGGAATTGGACTTTTAGCAGGGGGAATATACGAACACAAGAAATTGCATAGATATTATTCCAACCGGGAAATGATGCATAACAATATCATGCATATTGTTTTTGGGAAAGCGATATGTTATTATAGCCTTTACATTGTCTCCACAATGTATATATTACACGTAGTACCTTGGCTATTCAAATATCCTCAGATAGGAAACCAATGGGAAATATACGCGTTCATCGCACCATTTTTATTATCATCCATATTTTTCGGAATGACACTCTCTATATTTGTAAGAGAACGGGAGACATCGTTCCTACTGTTTGTTTTTACTTCATTGCTGTTTCTCTTTATTTCAGGTATTACATGGCCACGTTATGCAATGCCCGAAATCTGGAAAATAATAGGAGCTATCATACCTTCAACATGGGGAATCGAAGGCTTCGTCCGCATGAATACTACAGGAGCTAGCATCAGTGACGTACATGATGCATTCATTAATCTGTGGATACTTACCGGAATCTATTTTATAACAGCATGTCTGGCATACAGATATCAAATATGGAAAGATAAAAAAAGAGGTTTCAGAGGAAAGATAGAAGAAAACTATCAAATATAA